Proteins encoded in a region of the Zea mays cultivar B73 chromosome 2, Zm-B73-REFERENCE-NAM-5.0, whole genome shotgun sequence genome:
- the LOC100194335 gene encoding LIM domain-containing protein PLIM2b, producing MSFTGTQDKCTACDKTVHFIDLLTADGAIYHKTCFKCSHCKGVLSMCSYSSMDGVLYCKTHFEQLFKETGSFSKNFTPGGKSSDKGELTRAPSKLSSAFSGTQDKCAACQKTVYPLEKLTLEGESYHKSCFKCSHGGCILTTSSYAALNGVLYCKIHFAQLFMEKGSYNHMNKKSPSQEVLPDVADEEQPPEPAPPQDEKEEDN from the exons ATGTCTTTCACCGGCACGCAGGACAAGTGCACGGCGTGCGACAAGACCGTCCACTTCATCGACCTCCTCACGGCCGACGGCGCCATCTACCATAagacatgcttcaagtgcagccACTGCAAAGGGGTCCTCTCG ATGTGCAGCTACTCCTCCATGGACGGTGTGCTGTACTGCAAGACCCACTTCGAGCAGCTCTTCAAGGAGACCGGGAGCTTCTCCAAGAACTTCACGCCAG GTGGCAAGTCATCAGACAAGGGTGAACTG ACAAGGGCCCCAAGCAAGCTGTCGTCTGCATTTTCTGGTACCCAGGATAAGTGCGCAGCATGCCAGAAAACAGTGTACCCGCTGGAGAAG TTAACTCTGGAAGGCGAGTCCTACCACAAGAGCTGCTTCAAGTGCTCGCACGGCGGCTGCATCCTGACCACCTCCTCTTATGCCGCGCTCAACGGCGTCTTGTACTGCAAGATCCACTTCGCGCAGCTGTTCATGGAGAAGGGGAGCTACAACCACATGAACAAGAAGAGCCCGTCCCAGGAGGTTCTGCCGGACGTGGCTGACGAGGAGCAACCGCCGGAACCAGCGCCACCGCAAGATGAGAAAGAAGAGGACAACTAG
- the LOC103646153 gene encoding salutaridine reductase: protein MERSKRVAVVTGGNKGIGLEVCRQLASRGVAVILTARDEKKGTEAVATLRGSGLPDVQFHRLDVSNPTGTARLAEFIKEKFGRLDILLVGKNAMERLQWLVQHSTESYEEARECLKINYFGTKYVTEALLPILISSSDGRLINVSSNYGLLQHFSGEDLKQELNDIDNLTVERLDEMPELFLKDYRSGQLKSHGWPADSEYLAYKVSKALTNGYTRILAKAHPELRINCVHPGFCKTDINFDTGEYTAEDGASCIVAVALLPEGGPTGVFFFRREEVPFV from the exons ATGGAAAGAAGCAAAAG GGTTGCTGTTGTCACCGGAGGGAACAAAGGGATTGGGCTGGAAGTATGCAGGCAGCTGGCCTCCAGGGGtgtcgcggtgatcctaacggcgAGGGACGAGAAAAAGGGAACAGAAGCAGTGGCTACGCTTCGTGGATCCGGACTACCGGATGTACAGTTTCACCGCCTGGATGTCAGTAATCCAACTGGCACTGCCCGTCTTGCTGAATTTATCAAGGAGAAGTTTGGCAGGCTAGATATCCTG CTCGTAGGCAAGAACGCCATGGAGAGGCTACAATGGTTGGTGCAGCACTCCACGGAGAGTTACGAGGAAGCAAGAGAATGCCTGAAAATAAACTACTTCGGCACCAAATATGTGACCGAAGCACTCCTCCCAATCCTTATATCCTCCTCTGACGGACGGCTCATCAACGTGTCATCCAACTATGGACTACTCCAG CATTTCAGTGGCGAAGAtcttaagcaagagctaaacgatATTGACAACCTGACGGTTGAGAGGCTAGATGAGATGCCGGAGTTGTTCCTGAAAGACTACAGGAGTGGGCAGCTGAAATCTCATGGGTGGCCTGCCGACTCTGAGTACCTGGCCTACAAGGTATCCAAGGCTCTGACCAATGGCTACACCAGGATACTGGCGAAGGCGCACCCAGAGTTGCGCATCAACTGCGTGCACCCTGGCTTCTGCAAGACCGACATCAACTTTGACACCGGCGAATACACCGCGGAAGACGGTGCCAGTTGCATTGTTGCGGTGGCGCTATTGCCGGAAGGAGGCCCAACTGGCGTGTTCTTCTTCCGCAGAGAAGAAGTACCCTTTGTGTAA